One genomic window of Oncorhynchus kisutch isolate 150728-3 linkage group LG24, Okis_V2, whole genome shotgun sequence includes the following:
- the LOC109869091 gene encoding ubiquitin carboxyl-terminal hydrolase 19 isoform X12, with amino-acid sequence MASSSESGRRNGGQRSADDSSSKKKQKDRANQESREAKRAAAGANAEHKKDVFVDWKQNANEVIARLRCGDGVQRVEDVTTTFTDTDCHARFPDGRQWDCHLHEEIEGSCSKVQYKEKSGFLLLVMHKKIPFHSWPSLMQNKKEKQPVKVEAKNGKDQKQSPLVKPEKSVLETADMAELSTQTSAPPAQCEQRRGKAERGVKCIMNYKPADRPESVVKDGGEGQTKPVNVSKGDLPQEPSAKRPVHPPKVSTDPTSEMPRDTHSKSTANGKPHSPTGRDLQTSTAGDNRAELLGNGHEGTTPEVAVSHTQQELKVQTEDKKAPESDFKAGAEEVIIPAATVSSAEISPKAGASSIRTERPGEAERTDSETLVRQPPNEADQATESLTPTNRSGSGNPVTATDTKQAESSSSSSSSRTQEEKRDRSKEEPLEMKQEEAVPEPMVNLKLLKNDSYEKGTDLMVVNVYMKGIFRETARVIFREQDFTLIFQTSDVNFLRLHADCGANTIFKWQVKLRNLIQPEQSTYAFTPSRLDITLKKRHSQRWGGLEAPATQGAVGGAKVAVPSAPSSQASQPGSSKHSLSAKEEPPWVGEGKPKPPRTVDGCLDSVSSRTVSDHVPIKQEPAVTPKPTCMVQPMTHAPPAGSQHSQRSVEEEEEEEEEKVCLPGFTGLVNLGNTCFMNSVIQSLSNTRELRDYFHDRAFENEINCKNPLGTGGRLAIGFAVLLRALWKGTHHAFQPSKLKAIVASKASQFTGYAQHDAQEFMAFLLDGLHEDLNRIQNKPYTETVDSDGRLDEVGEIKVVADEAWQRHKMRNDSFIVDLFQGQYKSKLVCPVCSKVSITFDPFLYLPVPLPQKQKVLTVFYFAKEPHKKPMKFLVSVSKENSSTAEVLESISRSVRIKAENLRLAEVVKSRFHRIFLPSNSLDTLSSSDMLFCFEVLSKELAKERVVVLQVQQRPQVPSIPISKCAACLKPPLSDEEKLKRCTRCYRVGYCNQVCQKKHWSSHKVLCGPNIENVGLPFLVSVPESRLTYARLSQLLEGYSRYSVNVFQPPFQSGRTSPEVTQCLADLPPPAETPESVGSGDTARGGGAGDSEQEGSSLVPEAPLETAQASAHPAGDPDALSTHTTDSGFIEASSDSQGEKETSCEKAVRPEAAVTGYQQPSESASSHTSQFYITVLHSNSKEQTLEEKEEAVLDLPEDSSLELVWKNNERLKEYVLVRSKELEFEEDPGSVNETARAGHFTLEQCLNLFTRPEVLAPEEAWYCPKCQQHREASKQLLLWRLPNVLIIQLKRFSFRSFIWRDKINDMVDFPVRNLDLSKFCIGQKDDMQQPPIYDLYAVINHYGGMIGGHYTAYARLPSAQNSQRSDVGWRLFDDSTVTMVEESQVVTRYAYVLFYRRRNSPVERPPRLLGAESPTSAGASASQASGQALFGTDLDPEGPPPLTPEVTSELFGHSGECSALSYSNMEEVD; translated from the exons ATGGCCAGCAGCAGTGAGTCAGGTCGGCGTAATGGGGGTCAGCGCAGCGCAGATGACAGCAGCAGCAAGAAGAAGCAGaaggacagggccaaccaggagAGCAGGGAGGCCAAGCGAGCAGCAGCAGGGGCCAATGCAGAGCACAAGAAAG ATGTGTTTGTGGACTGGAAGCAGAATGCTAATGAGGTGATCGCGAGGCTGCGCTGTGGAGACGGGGTGCAGAGGGTGGAGGACGTCACCACTACCTTCACCGACACAGACTGTCATGCCCGCTTCCCAG ATGGGCGCCAGTGGGACTGTCATCTGCATGAGGAGATTGAgggctcctgcagcaaagtacagTACAAAGAGAAGAGTGGCTTCCTCCTGCTGGTTATGCACAAGAAGATCCCCTTCCACTCCTGGCCTTCCCTTATG CAAAATAAAAAGGAGAAGCAGCCTGTGAAAGTGGAGGCCAAGAACGGTAAAGACCAGAAACAGTCGCCTCTGGTAAAGCCTGAGAAGTCTGTCCTAGAGACGGCAGACATGGCTGAACTGTCCACCCAGACGTCTGCTCCACCGGCACAGTGTGAACAGAGGCGTGGCAAAGCAGAGCGAGGTGTCAAATGCATCATGAACTACAAACCAGCCGACAGGCCAGAGTCTGTGgtgaaggatggaggagaggggcagaCAAAGCCGGTCAATGTCAGTAAAGGGGACCTGCCTCAGGAGCCCAGTGCCAAGCGCCCCGTCCATCCCCCCAAGGTCTCCACGGACCCCACCTCAGAGATGCCCAGGGACACACACTCCAAGTCCACAGCCAATGGGAAACCACATAGCCCCACTGGCCGGGACCTCCAGACGTCTACAGCTGGTGACAATCGAGCTGAGCTGCTAGGCAATGGCCATGAGGGTACAACACCTGAGGTAGCCGTCAGCCACACGCAGCAGGAGTTGAAAGTTCAG ACTGAGGACAAgaaggccccagagtctgattTCAAGGCTGGTGCCGAAGAGGTGATCATACCGGCAGCCACTGTGTCCAGTGCTGAGATCAGCCCCAAGGCTGGAGCCTCCAGCATCAGAACAGAGAGGCCAGGGGAGGCCGAGAGGACTGATTCTGAGACGCTAGTGAGACAGCCTCCGAATGAGGCTGACCAGGCCACTGAGTCTCTAACACCAACCAATCGGTCAGGATCAGGGAATCCTGTGACTGCAACAGACACCAAGCAGGCTGAGTcctccagcagcagcagcagcagcaggactcaggaggagaagagggaccgGTCTAAGGAGGAACCTCTGGAGATGAAGCAGGAGGAAG CAGTTCCAGAGCCAATGGTGAACCTGAAGTTGTTGAAGAACGACTCGTACGAGAAAGGGACAGACCTGATGGTGGTCAACGTGTACATGAAGGGTATCTTCAGAGAGACAGCCAGGGTGATCTTCAGAGAACAGGACTTCACACTCATCTTCCAGACCAG CGATGTAAATTTCTTGCGTCTTCATGCGGACTGCGGAGCGAACACCATCTTTAAGTGGCAAGTCAAACTCCG GAACCTCATCCAGCCTGAGCAGTCCACGTATGCCTTCACCCCATCCCGTTTAgacatcaccctgaagaagaGGCACAGCCAGCGCTGGGGGGGCCTGGAGGCCCCTGCTACACAAG GTGCAGTGGGTGGCGCCAAGGTTGCTGTGCCCTCCGCACCGTCCTCTCAGGCCAGTCAGCCGGGAAGCAGCAAGCACTCCCTCTCTGCCAAGGAGGAGCCACCCTGGGTGGGGGAGGGGAAACCCAAGCCCCCTCGGACAGTGGACGGATGCCTGGACAGTGTGTCATCCCGCACCGTCTCAGACCATGTCCCCATCAAACAGGAGCCTGCAGTCACG CCCAAGCCCACCTGTATGGTCCAGCCCATGACCCACGCACCTCCTGCCGGCAGCCAGCACAGCCAGCGCAGcgttgaggaggaagaggaggaggaggaggagaaggtgtgtCTGCCAGGCTTCACAGGCCTGGTCAACCTGGGCAACACATGCTTTATGAACAGTGTCATCCAGTCTCTTTCCAACACCCGGGAACTCAGGGACTACTTTCATG ACCGGGCGTTTGAGAATGAGATCAACTGTAAGAACCCGTTGGGGACGGGTGGTCGGCTGGCCATCGGGTTCGCTGTGCTGCTCCGGGCTTTGTGGAAGGGTACCCACCATGCCTTTCAGCCCTCTAAGTTAAAG GCGATCGTGGCCAGTAAGGCCAGTCAGTTTACAGGCTATGCCCAGCACGATGCCCAGGAGTTCATGGCCTTCCTCCTGGATGGGCTCCACGAGGACCTGAACCGCATCCAGAACAAGCCCTACACAGAGACCGTGGACTCAGACGGACGGCTGGACGAGGTGGGTGAAATAAAG GTGGTGGCAGATGAGGCGTGGCAGAGGCACAAGATGAGAAACGACTCGTTCATCGTAGACCTCTTCCAGGGCCAGTACAAATCCAAGCTCGTCTGCCCAGTGTGCTCCAAG gttTCCATAACCTTTGACCCCTTCCTCTACCTTCCCGTGCCCTTGCCCCAGAAGCAGAAGGTCCTCACAGTGTTCTACTTTGCTAAAGAGCCTCACAAGAAACCCATGAAG TTCCTGGTGAGTGTGAGTAAAGAGAACTCGAGCACAGCCGAGGTCCTGGAGTCCATCTCTCGGAGTGTGAGGATCAAGGCAGAGAACCTGAGATTGGCTGAGGTAGTGAAGAGTCGCTTCCATCGAATCTTCCTCCCATCCAACTCCCTGGACACGCTCTCCTCCTCAGACATGCTCTTCTGCTTCGAAGTGCTGTCTAAGGAGCTGGCCAAGGAGAGGGTGGTGGTGCTCCAAGTCCAGCAG AGGCCTCAGGTCCCCAGTATTCCCATCTCGAAGTGTGCTGCCTGCCTGAAGCCTCCTCTCTCGGATGAAGAGAAACTGAAGCGATGCACCCGCTGCTACCGCGTGGGTTACTGCAACCA GGTTTGCCAGAAAAAACATTGGTCCAGCCACAAGGTTCTGTGTGGGCCCAACATAGAGAACGTGGGGCTTCCCTTCCTGGTCAGCGTCCCTGAGTCCAGACTCACCTATGCCCGGCTGTCCCAGCTGCTGGAAGGATACTCAAG GTATTCAGTGAACGTGTTCCAGCCTCCCTTCCAGTCTGGCAGGACGTCTCCAGAGGTCACCCAGTGCCTGGCTGACCTTCCCCCTCCAGCAGAGACCCCTGAAAGTGTGGGGTCAGGGGATACGGCCAGGGGCGGTGGGGCAGGGGACTCGGAGCAGGAGGGCTCCTCTCTGGTTCCTGAGGCTCCACTAGAGACAGCCCAGGCCTCAGCACATCCAGCCGGAGACCCAGACGCCCTCTCCACCCACACCACAGACTCAGGTTTCATTGAGGCGTCCTCTGACTcccagggagagaaggagacctCCTGTGAGAAGGCTGTCAGACCAGAAG CTGCTGTGACCGGCTACCAGCAACCATCAGAGTCTGCGTCCAGCCACACCTCTCAGTTCTACATCACCGTCCTCCACTCCAACAGCAAGGAGCAGACACTGGAGGAAAAGG AAGAGGCCGTTCTGGACCTCCCTGAGGACTCCAGCCTGGAGCTGGTGTGGAAGAACAACGAGCGTCTCAAGGAGTACGTCCTGGTTCGGTCCAAGGAGCTGGAATTTGAAGAGGACCCTGGGTCGGTCAACGAGACAGCCAGGGCTGGACACTTCACCCTGGAGCAGTGCCTCAACCTCTTCACTAGGCCTGAGGTGCTGGCACCAGAGGAGGCATG gtACTGTCCAAAGTGCCAGCAGCACAGAGAGGCCTCCAAGCAGCTGCTGCTATGGCGTCTGCCCAACGTCCTCATCATCCAGCTCAAACGCTTCTCCTTCCGCAGCTTCATCTGGAGGGACAAGATCAATGACATGGTCGACTTCCCCgtcag GAACCTGGACCTCAGTAAGTTCTGTATTGGTCAGAAGGATGACATGCAGCAGCCGCCCATCTATGACCTCTATGCAGTCATCAATCACTACGGGGGCATGATCGGAGGTCACTACACTGCCTACGCACGCCTGCCCAGCGCCCAGAACAGCCAGCGCAGTGATGTTG gctGGCGTCTTTTTGATGACAGTACGGTGACTATGGTGGAGGAGAGCCAGGTGGTGACACGCTATGCCTACGTGCTGTTCTACCGCCGCCGCAACTCCCCTGTGGAACGACCACCTCGCTTACTGGGGGCCGAGTCCCCCACCTCTGCAGGAGCCAGCGCCAGCCAG
- the LOC109869091 gene encoding ubiquitin carboxyl-terminal hydrolase 19 isoform X14 — MASSSESGRRNGGQRSADDSSSKKKQKDRANQESREAKRAAAGANAEHKKDVFVDWKQNANEVIARLRCGDGVQRVEDVTTTFTDTDCHARFPDGRQWDCHLHEEIEGSCSKVQYKEKSGFLLLVMHKKIPFHSWPSLMQNKKEKQPVKVEAKNGKDQKQSPLVKPEKSVLETADMAELSTQTSAPPAQCEQRRGKAERGVKCIMNYKPADRPESVVKDGGEGQTKPVNVSKGDLPQEPSAKRPVHPPKVSTDPTSEMPRDTHSKSTANGKPHSPTGRDLQTSTAGDNRAELLGNGHEGTTPEVAVSHTQQELKVQTEDKKAPESDFKAGAEEVIIPAATVSSAEISPKAGASSIRTERPGEAERTDSETLVRQPPNEADQATESLTPTNRSGSGNPVTATDTKQAESSSSSSSSRTQEEKRDRSKEEPLEMKQEEAVPEPMVNLKLLKNDSYEKGTDLMVVNVYMKGIFRETARVIFREQDFTLIFQTSDVNFLRLHADCGANTIFKWQVKLRNLIQPEQSTYAFTPSRLDITLKKRHSQRWGGLEAPATQGAVGGAKVAVPSAPSSQASQPGSSKHSLSAKEEPPWVGEGKPKPPRTVDGCLDSVSSRTVSDHVPIKQEPAVTPKPTCMVQPMTHAPPAGSQHSQRSVEEEEEEEEEKVCLPGFTGLVNLGNTCFMNSVIQSLSNTRELRDYFHDRAFENEINCKNPLGTGGRLAIGFAVLLRALWKGTHHAFQPSKLKAIVASKASQFTGYAQHDAQEFMAFLLDGLHEDLNRIQNKPYTETVDSDGRLDEVVADEAWQRHKMRNDSFIVDLFQGQYKSKLVCPVCSKVSITFDPFLYLPVPLPQKQKVLTVFYFAKEPHKKPMKFLVSVSKENSSTAEVLESISRSVRIKAENLRLAEVVKSRFHRIFLPSNSLDTLSSSDMLFCFEVLSKELAKERVVVLQVQQRPQVPSIPISKCAACLKPPLSDEEKLKRCTRCYRVGYCNQVCQKKHWSSHKVLCGPNIENVGLPFLVSVPESRLTYARLSQLLEGYSRYSVNVFQPPFQSGRTSPEVTQCLADLPPPAETPESVGSGDTARGGGAGDSEQEGSSLVPEAPLETAQASAHPAGDPDALSTHTTDSGFIEASSDSQGEKETSCEKAVRPEAAVTGYQQPSESASSHTSQFYITVLHSNSKEQTLEEKEEAVLDLPEDSSLELVWKNNERLKEYVLVRSKELEFEEDPGSVNETARAGHFTLEQCLNLFTRPEVLAPEEAWYCPKCQQHREASKQLLLWRLPNVLIIQLKRFSFRSFIWRDKINDMVDFPVRNLDLSKFCIGQKDDMQQPPIYDLYAVINHYGGMIGGHYTAYARLPSAQNSQRSDVGWRLFDDSTVTMVEESQVVTRYAYVLFYRRRNSPVERPPRLLGAESPTSAGASASQASGQALFGTDLDPEGPPPLTPEVTSELFGHSGECSALSYSNMEEVD; from the exons ATGGCCAGCAGCAGTGAGTCAGGTCGGCGTAATGGGGGTCAGCGCAGCGCAGATGACAGCAGCAGCAAGAAGAAGCAGaaggacagggccaaccaggagAGCAGGGAGGCCAAGCGAGCAGCAGCAGGGGCCAATGCAGAGCACAAGAAAG ATGTGTTTGTGGACTGGAAGCAGAATGCTAATGAGGTGATCGCGAGGCTGCGCTGTGGAGACGGGGTGCAGAGGGTGGAGGACGTCACCACTACCTTCACCGACACAGACTGTCATGCCCGCTTCCCAG ATGGGCGCCAGTGGGACTGTCATCTGCATGAGGAGATTGAgggctcctgcagcaaagtacagTACAAAGAGAAGAGTGGCTTCCTCCTGCTGGTTATGCACAAGAAGATCCCCTTCCACTCCTGGCCTTCCCTTATG CAAAATAAAAAGGAGAAGCAGCCTGTGAAAGTGGAGGCCAAGAACGGTAAAGACCAGAAACAGTCGCCTCTGGTAAAGCCTGAGAAGTCTGTCCTAGAGACGGCAGACATGGCTGAACTGTCCACCCAGACGTCTGCTCCACCGGCACAGTGTGAACAGAGGCGTGGCAAAGCAGAGCGAGGTGTCAAATGCATCATGAACTACAAACCAGCCGACAGGCCAGAGTCTGTGgtgaaggatggaggagaggggcagaCAAAGCCGGTCAATGTCAGTAAAGGGGACCTGCCTCAGGAGCCCAGTGCCAAGCGCCCCGTCCATCCCCCCAAGGTCTCCACGGACCCCACCTCAGAGATGCCCAGGGACACACACTCCAAGTCCACAGCCAATGGGAAACCACATAGCCCCACTGGCCGGGACCTCCAGACGTCTACAGCTGGTGACAATCGAGCTGAGCTGCTAGGCAATGGCCATGAGGGTACAACACCTGAGGTAGCCGTCAGCCACACGCAGCAGGAGTTGAAAGTTCAG ACTGAGGACAAgaaggccccagagtctgattTCAAGGCTGGTGCCGAAGAGGTGATCATACCGGCAGCCACTGTGTCCAGTGCTGAGATCAGCCCCAAGGCTGGAGCCTCCAGCATCAGAACAGAGAGGCCAGGGGAGGCCGAGAGGACTGATTCTGAGACGCTAGTGAGACAGCCTCCGAATGAGGCTGACCAGGCCACTGAGTCTCTAACACCAACCAATCGGTCAGGATCAGGGAATCCTGTGACTGCAACAGACACCAAGCAGGCTGAGTcctccagcagcagcagcagcagcaggactcaggaggagaagagggaccgGTCTAAGGAGGAACCTCTGGAGATGAAGCAGGAGGAAG CAGTTCCAGAGCCAATGGTGAACCTGAAGTTGTTGAAGAACGACTCGTACGAGAAAGGGACAGACCTGATGGTGGTCAACGTGTACATGAAGGGTATCTTCAGAGAGACAGCCAGGGTGATCTTCAGAGAACAGGACTTCACACTCATCTTCCAGACCAG CGATGTAAATTTCTTGCGTCTTCATGCGGACTGCGGAGCGAACACCATCTTTAAGTGGCAAGTCAAACTCCG GAACCTCATCCAGCCTGAGCAGTCCACGTATGCCTTCACCCCATCCCGTTTAgacatcaccctgaagaagaGGCACAGCCAGCGCTGGGGGGGCCTGGAGGCCCCTGCTACACAAG GTGCAGTGGGTGGCGCCAAGGTTGCTGTGCCCTCCGCACCGTCCTCTCAGGCCAGTCAGCCGGGAAGCAGCAAGCACTCCCTCTCTGCCAAGGAGGAGCCACCCTGGGTGGGGGAGGGGAAACCCAAGCCCCCTCGGACAGTGGACGGATGCCTGGACAGTGTGTCATCCCGCACCGTCTCAGACCATGTCCCCATCAAACAGGAGCCTGCAGTCACG CCCAAGCCCACCTGTATGGTCCAGCCCATGACCCACGCACCTCCTGCCGGCAGCCAGCACAGCCAGCGCAGcgttgaggaggaagaggaggaggaggaggagaaggtgtgtCTGCCAGGCTTCACAGGCCTGGTCAACCTGGGCAACACATGCTTTATGAACAGTGTCATCCAGTCTCTTTCCAACACCCGGGAACTCAGGGACTACTTTCATG ACCGGGCGTTTGAGAATGAGATCAACTGTAAGAACCCGTTGGGGACGGGTGGTCGGCTGGCCATCGGGTTCGCTGTGCTGCTCCGGGCTTTGTGGAAGGGTACCCACCATGCCTTTCAGCCCTCTAAGTTAAAG GCGATCGTGGCCAGTAAGGCCAGTCAGTTTACAGGCTATGCCCAGCACGATGCCCAGGAGTTCATGGCCTTCCTCCTGGATGGGCTCCACGAGGACCTGAACCGCATCCAGAACAAGCCCTACACAGAGACCGTGGACTCAGACGGACGGCTGGACGAG GTGGTGGCAGATGAGGCGTGGCAGAGGCACAAGATGAGAAACGACTCGTTCATCGTAGACCTCTTCCAGGGCCAGTACAAATCCAAGCTCGTCTGCCCAGTGTGCTCCAAG gttTCCATAACCTTTGACCCCTTCCTCTACCTTCCCGTGCCCTTGCCCCAGAAGCAGAAGGTCCTCACAGTGTTCTACTTTGCTAAAGAGCCTCACAAGAAACCCATGAAG TTCCTGGTGAGTGTGAGTAAAGAGAACTCGAGCACAGCCGAGGTCCTGGAGTCCATCTCTCGGAGTGTGAGGATCAAGGCAGAGAACCTGAGATTGGCTGAGGTAGTGAAGAGTCGCTTCCATCGAATCTTCCTCCCATCCAACTCCCTGGACACGCTCTCCTCCTCAGACATGCTCTTCTGCTTCGAAGTGCTGTCTAAGGAGCTGGCCAAGGAGAGGGTGGTGGTGCTCCAAGTCCAGCAG AGGCCTCAGGTCCCCAGTATTCCCATCTCGAAGTGTGCTGCCTGCCTGAAGCCTCCTCTCTCGGATGAAGAGAAACTGAAGCGATGCACCCGCTGCTACCGCGTGGGTTACTGCAACCA GGTTTGCCAGAAAAAACATTGGTCCAGCCACAAGGTTCTGTGTGGGCCCAACATAGAGAACGTGGGGCTTCCCTTCCTGGTCAGCGTCCCTGAGTCCAGACTCACCTATGCCCGGCTGTCCCAGCTGCTGGAAGGATACTCAAG GTATTCAGTGAACGTGTTCCAGCCTCCCTTCCAGTCTGGCAGGACGTCTCCAGAGGTCACCCAGTGCCTGGCTGACCTTCCCCCTCCAGCAGAGACCCCTGAAAGTGTGGGGTCAGGGGATACGGCCAGGGGCGGTGGGGCAGGGGACTCGGAGCAGGAGGGCTCCTCTCTGGTTCCTGAGGCTCCACTAGAGACAGCCCAGGCCTCAGCACATCCAGCCGGAGACCCAGACGCCCTCTCCACCCACACCACAGACTCAGGTTTCATTGAGGCGTCCTCTGACTcccagggagagaaggagacctCCTGTGAGAAGGCTGTCAGACCAGAAG CTGCTGTGACCGGCTACCAGCAACCATCAGAGTCTGCGTCCAGCCACACCTCTCAGTTCTACATCACCGTCCTCCACTCCAACAGCAAGGAGCAGACACTGGAGGAAAAGG AAGAGGCCGTTCTGGACCTCCCTGAGGACTCCAGCCTGGAGCTGGTGTGGAAGAACAACGAGCGTCTCAAGGAGTACGTCCTGGTTCGGTCCAAGGAGCTGGAATTTGAAGAGGACCCTGGGTCGGTCAACGAGACAGCCAGGGCTGGACACTTCACCCTGGAGCAGTGCCTCAACCTCTTCACTAGGCCTGAGGTGCTGGCACCAGAGGAGGCATG gtACTGTCCAAAGTGCCAGCAGCACAGAGAGGCCTCCAAGCAGCTGCTGCTATGGCGTCTGCCCAACGTCCTCATCATCCAGCTCAAACGCTTCTCCTTCCGCAGCTTCATCTGGAGGGACAAGATCAATGACATGGTCGACTTCCCCgtcag GAACCTGGACCTCAGTAAGTTCTGTATTGGTCAGAAGGATGACATGCAGCAGCCGCCCATCTATGACCTCTATGCAGTCATCAATCACTACGGGGGCATGATCGGAGGTCACTACACTGCCTACGCACGCCTGCCCAGCGCCCAGAACAGCCAGCGCAGTGATGTTG gctGGCGTCTTTTTGATGACAGTACGGTGACTATGGTGGAGGAGAGCCAGGTGGTGACACGCTATGCCTACGTGCTGTTCTACCGCCGCCGCAACTCCCCTGTGGAACGACCACCTCGCTTACTGGGGGCCGAGTCCCCCACCTCTGCAGGAGCCAGCGCCAGCCAG